CGGTGCGCAGCAGCCACCGGCGGGCAGGTGAGGGACTCGTCCCTTGGAAGTCTGCCGCCTCGGCCACGCGCTCGCCCGTCCCTCGTCGTCGTCAGTGGTCGTCGGAATGTGCGTCCACGCATGGTAACGATGTGCGCTGAGAGGAAGTGCCGCGGTCCGCTCCACAAGATCGAGCGACGAGGCCGGGCTGTCCCTGTATGTGCACGTATCAAAGGGGTGGGTGAGGGGGCCGTCTGCGCGAAGTCCTTGTGCACCTTCAATGGAGGCGACCGCGGCCACCGGCGCCCCGTACCCTTTTCAGTTGTGCCGAACGCCAACGAAGACATCAGTGCCCTGAGTCAGGTGCAGCGCCGCGCGGTGAGTGAACTGCTGCGGGTGTCCCCTGTCGCCGACGACCTCGCCCGCCGTTTCCAGGAGGCCGGGTTCTCGCTCGCCCTGGTCGGCGGTTCGGTCAGGGACGCGCTGCTCGGTCGGCTCGGTAACGACCTGGACTTCACGACGGACGCCCGTCCCGAGGACGTGCTGAGGATCGTGCGCCCCTGGGCGGACGCCGTCTGGGAGGTCGGGATCGCGTTCGGCACGGTGGGCGCTCAGAAGGACGGCTACCAGATCGAGGTCACGACCTACCGTTCCGAGGCGTACGACCGGACCTCGCGCAAGCCCGAGGTGTCGTACGGCGACTCGATCGAGGACGATCTCGTACGCCGTGACTTCACTGTGAACGCGATGGCGGTGGCCCTGCCCGAGAAGGAGTTCATCGACCCGCACGGCGGGCTGGAGGACCTCTCGGCGCGCGTTCTGCGTACCCCCGGCACACCTGAGGCGTCTTTCTCCGACGACCCGCTGCGCATGATGAGGGCTGCACGTTTCGCCGCCCAGCTGGACTTCGAGGTGGCCCCCGAGGTCGTTTCGGCGATGACCGACATGGCCGGTCGCCTTGAGATCGTCTCGGCGGAGCGGGTGCGGGACGAGCTGAACAAGCTGATCCTTTCCGCTCACCCACGTGAGGGCTTGACCCTGCTGGTCGACACCGGGCTCGCCGAGTACGTCCTG
The DNA window shown above is from Streptomyces akebiae and carries:
- a CDS encoding CCA tRNA nucleotidyltransferase, translating into MPNANEDISALSQVQRRAVSELLRVSPVADDLARRFQEAGFSLALVGGSVRDALLGRLGNDLDFTTDARPEDVLRIVRPWADAVWEVGIAFGTVGAQKDGYQIEVTTYRSEAYDRTSRKPEVSYGDSIEDDLVRRDFTVNAMAVALPEKEFIDPHGGLEDLSARVLRTPGTPEASFSDDPLRMMRAARFAAQLDFEVAPEVVSAMTDMAGRLEIVSAERVRDELNKLILSAHPREGLTLLVDTGLAEYVLPELPALRLERDEHHRHKDVYDHTLIVLEQAIALEESGPDLTLRLAALLHDIGKPRTRRFENDGRVSFHHHEVVGAKMTKKRMTALKYSNDHVRDVSRLVELHLRFHGYGTGEWTDSAVRRYVRDAGPLLDRLHKLTRSDCTTRNKRKANALSRAYDGLEERIAQLQEQEELDAIRPDLDGNQIMEILGVGPGPVIGQAYKFLLELRLEHGPMEHDEAVTALKEWWAQASQVS